The Paenibacillus tianjinensis genome has a window encoding:
- a CDS encoding LysE family transporter: MSVQLLLSYIFLGLTLAAPMGPVNSARLDKGIKNGFWNAWSVGAGSMIADGIFMLLIYLGMVRFLNMPEIQIFLWLFGGLVLVYSGVESISTANKVDIQATMRNKESLTKSFMTGFMVSITSPLSILFWLGIYGSILAKTASAYGTAHLFIYSSMIFFGLALWDLTVASLTTGLRRYLNDHMLKWVSLISGISLIGFGVYFCIQGIKALAG; this comes from the coding sequence TTGAGCGTCCAGTTGCTTCTAAGTTATATTTTCTTGGGTTTAACATTAGCTGCGCCCATGGGGCCGGTAAATTCTGCACGTTTAGACAAGGGAATTAAGAATGGATTCTGGAATGCGTGGAGTGTCGGGGCCGGTTCGATGATCGCTGACGGCATATTTATGCTGCTTATTTATCTTGGAATGGTCCGGTTTCTGAATATGCCAGAAATTCAAATTTTTTTATGGCTTTTTGGAGGATTAGTACTGGTCTATTCCGGGGTGGAGAGTATTAGCACTGCTAACAAAGTTGATATTCAAGCCACTATGCGCAATAAAGAGTCGTTAACCAAAAGCTTTATGACCGGTTTTATGGTGTCGATTACAAGCCCGTTGTCTATTTTGTTTTGGCTTGGCATCTATGGCTCCATTTTGGCAAAAACCGCTTCGGCTTATGGTACCGCACACCTGTTCATTTACAGCAGTATGATATTCTTTGGGCTGGCGCTCTGGGATCTGACTGTAGCTTCTCTGACAACGGGGCTGCGCCGTTATTTGAACGATCATATGCTAAAGTGGGTTTCATTGATTTCAGGCATCTCTCTGATCGGATTCGGGGTCTATTTCTGTATACAGGGGATTAAAGCGCTGGCAGGTTAA
- a CDS encoding GerAB/ArcD/ProY family transporter: MKTTRLQPFHTFTIMTVFLLGTSIIFGTPRLVEDTWIVDLITLVPSCALFMLYTRLLVAGKSNDLYSLLFKIWGRLLGQVLVLGYTVYFLYIASRNIRDMIELVKTTLLGSTPEELLILLFILVIAYASAGGLSTIGRVAIPVLGMVLFFFLLLAVFLGFSGSLDTERILPLLSKGVSPVINATWRSTIWFPYGEIIVFLVFVNGLGSPRRFRKLGLAAMICSCFVLTFSSLLQICTLGKENMKFSVFALLDAARQINIGDFITRMDALVAFIIFFSVLVKCSIFLYAGTKGAGLVFKKSSRKFTLPCAFLIGGYSILVTNNYGEHIEEGLEHVIYWLHIPMQLAIPAATLLLVWIRNLKGEEL, from the coding sequence ATGAAGACAACCCGCCTTCAACCCTTTCACACATTTACAATCATGACTGTCTTTCTGCTGGGTACCTCCATTATTTTTGGAACTCCCCGGTTGGTAGAGGACACATGGATTGTAGACCTCATTACCCTTGTTCCTTCCTGCGCTTTATTCATGTTATATACCCGACTGTTAGTGGCTGGTAAGAGTAACGACCTATATTCGCTTTTATTTAAAATATGGGGACGTTTACTGGGCCAGGTTCTTGTATTAGGTTATACCGTGTATTTTTTATATATCGCCTCCCGGAACATACGCGACATGATTGAGTTAGTCAAGACAACACTTCTTGGGAGTACCCCTGAGGAATTGCTCATTCTCTTGTTCATTCTAGTCATTGCTTATGCTTCAGCCGGAGGACTATCTACGATTGGCCGTGTAGCCATCCCTGTTTTGGGTATGGTTCTCTTTTTCTTTCTCCTGCTTGCGGTTTTTCTCGGTTTCAGTGGATCATTGGACACCGAACGCATTCTTCCGCTACTCTCCAAAGGGGTCTCACCTGTAATTAATGCTACATGGAGAAGCACGATATGGTTTCCCTACGGAGAAATTATCGTGTTTCTCGTATTTGTGAATGGACTCGGGAGCCCAAGACGATTTCGGAAACTGGGATTAGCCGCGATGATTTGCAGTTGCTTCGTGCTAACCTTCTCTAGCCTCCTGCAGATCTGTACACTCGGGAAGGAGAACATGAAATTCTCGGTCTTTGCATTATTGGACGCAGCAAGACAAATCAACATTGGCGACTTTATTACCCGTATGGATGCGCTGGTGGCGTTTATTATCTTCTTTAGTGTTCTTGTAAAATGTTCGATCTTTTTATACGCTGGCACGAAGGGTGCCGGTTTAGTATTTAAGAAAAGCTCTAGAAAGTTCACATTACCATGTGCGTTCCTTATTGGCGGCTATTCCATTTTAGTTACGAACAATTATGGTGAACATATCGAGGAAGGTTTGGAACATGTCATCTACTGGTTGCATATACCGATGCAGCTGGCTATTCCGGCTGCTACTCTGCTTCTTGTCTGGATTCGTAACCTGAAGGGAGAAGAATTATGA
- a CDS encoding spore germination protein: MTTDEIKPSTVINMESVKEEIERRLGGTSDLASVTVRIFGEIGVFSYLTSMTNTAFLMDNVIKPLTHAASPVDKLQKNQWLDRIREQYLPGLTMEASNDPEHFTDLIMKGYAALYLSGMTEVLMIDIKELETRAVTEPTTQSVAIGPKDGFTEAADTNISLIRRKIQNPNLRFEKYELGEMTKTSIYLSYVDDLVEKDVLNQIRDKIQERKMDSLFASSNLDTLFQSKEISLFPTVYASERPDNICNGLMDKRVAIIVNGSPFVLMLPSLFNDYFRSPEDVYQWFSFGVFIRYLRYLSFLISLCMPALYISITCYHQELIPTLLLTSIAAQRQGIPFPVVFEVLVLEITFEILREAGTRMPRIIGQSISIAGALVLGQAAVLAGFVSNVSLIVVSLTVISGFVSPIYSFGARIRLFRYGLIVLGSILGLFGVFLSGAFLLIHLSRIEPFGIPYLTSSLTKRAKKGERNAA, translated from the coding sequence ATGACTACAGATGAAATAAAGCCAAGTACCGTAATTAATATGGAGTCTGTAAAAGAGGAAATCGAACGGCGTTTGGGAGGAACCTCTGATTTGGCATCCGTAACGGTTAGGATTTTTGGAGAAATAGGGGTGTTTAGCTATTTGACCTCAATGACAAATACTGCTTTTCTAATGGATAATGTAATAAAACCACTCACTCACGCTGCGAGCCCCGTGGATAAACTCCAAAAGAACCAGTGGCTTGATCGAATCCGAGAACAGTATTTGCCGGGTTTAACCATGGAGGCTTCCAATGACCCAGAGCATTTCACAGACTTAATAATGAAAGGTTATGCCGCTTTATATCTCTCCGGTATGACAGAAGTGTTAATGATTGATATCAAGGAACTTGAAACACGCGCTGTTACGGAGCCGACTACACAGAGTGTAGCCATTGGCCCTAAGGATGGGTTCACCGAAGCAGCGGATACGAATATCAGCTTAATCCGGAGGAAGATTCAGAACCCAAACCTGCGCTTTGAGAAATATGAACTTGGCGAGATGACAAAGACGTCTATTTACCTCTCCTATGTAGATGACTTAGTTGAAAAGGACGTCTTGAATCAAATCCGCGATAAAATTCAAGAGCGAAAAATGGACAGTCTGTTCGCTTCCAGTAACCTTGACACCCTGTTCCAGTCCAAAGAAATTTCGTTGTTTCCGACAGTCTATGCCAGTGAAAGGCCAGATAATATTTGTAATGGTTTGATGGATAAGCGTGTCGCCATTATCGTTAACGGTAGTCCGTTCGTGCTAATGCTTCCCTCACTATTTAATGATTACTTCAGATCACCTGAGGATGTCTACCAGTGGTTCTCCTTCGGTGTTTTTATCAGGTACCTGCGATATTTGTCCTTTCTGATCTCACTCTGTATGCCGGCGCTCTATATCTCAATCACTTGTTATCATCAGGAGCTGATTCCGACCCTGCTGCTCACGAGCATAGCCGCCCAGCGGCAAGGAATTCCATTCCCGGTTGTTTTTGAGGTTTTGGTGCTCGAGATCACATTTGAGATCCTTAGAGAAGCCGGAACCCGCATGCCGCGCATTATCGGACAATCCATCTCGATTGCAGGCGCGCTGGTACTTGGACAAGCTGCTGTTTTGGCGGGATTTGTATCAAATGTCAGCTTAATCGTTGTTTCGTTAACGGTTATTTCAGGCTTTGTATCCCCAATCTACAGCTTTGGTGCAAGAATACGTTTATTCCGATACGGGCTTATCGTACTCGGTTCCATCCTTGGTTTGTTTGGCGTCTTCCTTTCAGGTGCGTTTTTGTTGATTCACTTATCGCGTATCGAACCTTTCGGGATACCCTATCTAACATCCAGTCTTACGAAGCGCGCAAAAAAGGGGGAGCGAAATGCTGCGTAA